GCCGGAGAGCTTGCGCCCCCCCGCGACGACGTCGTTGGGATACTTCAGCCCAACCCCGCCTGCGCCGGCGGCCCGCGCGACGACGGCCACGGCCGCGGCGATCACCCAGGAGAGGTCCGCCCACTCCCGCAGGGGGCGGGACGGGCGCAGGATGACCGAGAAGCAGAGGCCGGTTCCCGGCGGCGAGAGCCAGGGCCTGCCCTGGCGACCGCGGCCGCCGTGCTGGTGGCCCGCGACGACGACCGTCCCCTCGGGCCACCCCGCGGCGGCGAGCACCGCGGCCGCATCGTTGGTCGACGCGGTCGCGGCGAGCCGCACGACCGGCGCCCCGATCAGAGGAACTCCAGGCTGATGTCGACGGCGGGCGCCGAGTGAGTGAGCGCCCCCGACGAAATGCAGTCCGCGCCGCTGGCCGCCATCGCCCGGGCGTTCTCCAGCGTGATGCCGCCCGAGAGCTCCAGGACCGCCCGGCCGGCGACGAGCGCGACCGCCTCGCGGGCCAGGGCCGGCTCGGCGTTGTCCAGCAGGATCACGTCCGCCCCCGCCGCGAGCGCCTCCTCGACCTGCGCGAGCGTCCCGGCCTCGACCTCGATCCGCGTCCCCGGCAGCGCGTGGGCGCGCGCCACGCCGACCGCCGCCGCCACGCCCCCGGCGAGCAGCACGTGGTTGTCCTTGATGAGCACGCCGTCCGAGAGCGAGAAGCGGTGGTTCGTTCCGCCGCCGTGGCGCACGGCGGCCTTCTCCAGGAGACGCCACCCCGGCGTGGTCTTGCGCGTGTCGAGCACCAGGCACCCCGTGCCCGCGACCGCGTCGACGAGCGCGCGGGTCGCCGTCGCGATGCCGCAGAGGCGCTGGAGGAAGTTCAGCGCCGTGCGCTCGGCGGCCAGCAGCGAGGCGGCGTCCCCGGAGACCCGGCCGAGCTCCGCGCCGCGGGCGACCGTCTCACCGTCGCGCGCGAGCGCCTCGAAGCGCACCGCGGGGTCGACGATCGCAAACACCCTCGAGGCCACCGCAAGGCCGCTGACCGTGCACGCCTGCTTGGCCACGAAGACCGCCGCGGCCGCGCGTCCCG
This region of bacterium genomic DNA includes:
- the nadC gene encoding carboxylating nicotinate-nucleotide diphosphorylase, whose amino-acid sequence is MPDYAAARDAERLIRIALDEDLPGPDATTLAVGLAGRAAAAVFVAKQACTVSGLAVASRVFAIVDPAVRFEALARDGETVARGAELGRVSGDAASLLAAERTALNFLQRLCGIATATRALVDAVAGTGCLVLDTRKTTPGWRLLEKAAVRHGGGTNHRFSLSDGVLIKDNHVLLAGGVAAAVGVARAHALPGTRIEVEAGTLAQVEEALAAGADVILLDNAEPALAREAVALVAGRAVLELSGGITLENARAMAASGADCISSGALTHSAPAVDISLEFL